The Rhodohalobacter sp. SW132 genomic sequence AATCACAACCGAAAAAGGAATTTACAGAACACCTTCATTCTCCCCGGACGGAGAGACGCTGGTGTTTCGACGTGATGGCGGCAACAACCACCAGGGGCATGCCTACACTCAGAACAGCGGAATCTTCACGATGCCGGTTTCGGGCGGAGAAAAGACCCGTCTGCGCGGTGGCGGCAGCAGCCCAATCTTTAATGCATCCGGCGACCGTATTTTCTACCTGCAGGGCACCAACTTCCGCAGTGTGGATCTGAACGGACAGGATGAAAAGCACCACTTCAGCTCACAATACGCACTAGAGTTCACACCGAGCCCCGACAACAAGTGGGTGGCGTTTCATGAACTCTATAAAGTTTACGTTGCCCCGATGCCTCAAACCGGGTCGGAACTGACGCTGAGTGCAAATACCCGAGCCATTCCGGTAACGCATGTAGCTCAGGATGCAGGTTACAACCTGCACTGGTCAGCCGACGGCGAAAAACTGCACTGGACTCTGGGTGAGAAGTATTTCAGCGTGGAACTCGAAGAAGCGTTCGACTTCCTCAACGGTGATACCAGCGAAGAACTTCCGCTCGGCGACAGTGACGGCATCCGCATCGGCCTGGAGCTCGATACCGACAAACCCTCCGGCGAAGTGGCGTTCACCAATGCGCATATCATCACCATGAACGGCGACGAGGTGATTGAGAACGGAACCATCGTGGTTCGTGACAACCGGATTGAAGCTGTTGGTACTGATGTGAACATCCCGGACGGTGCCTATGTGATGGATGTGGAGGGCAAAACCATTATGCCCGGCATGGTGGATGCTCACGCCCATATCGGCAACTTCCGCAGCGGACTGAGTCCGAACCAGCAGTGGGAATATTTTGCCAACCTGGGGTACGGCGTAACCACGGTATTTGACCCCTCTTCCAATACCGAGATGATCTTTTCACAGGCAGAGATGATTCGATCCGGGAATATGACCGGCCCTCGCATTTTCTCAACCGGACGCATTCTCTACGGAGCTGAAAATGTGCAGAAAACCGTGATCAACAGCCTGGAAGACGCACGATCTGCCATTCGCAGAACACAGGCATTCGGAGCCACGGCTGTAAAAAGCTACAACCAGCCAAGACGCGATCAGCGTCAGCAGGTGCTTGAAGCCGCCCGTGAACTGGGCGTGAATGTAGTTCCCGAGGGCGGATCAACGTTCACCCACAACATGAGTATGATTCTGGACGGACACACCGGCATCGAGCACAATGTGCCGATCTACCCGCTCTACAATGACGTGCTTACAGTGTGGGGAGCCTCTGATGTCGGCTACACGCCCACTCTTTCCGTTAATTACGGAAGTATGAGCGGCGAATACTACTGGTACCAGCACACCAACGTATGGGAGAAAGAGCGGCTGCTCACGTTCACACCACGCGGAGTTGTGGACTCACGATCGCGCCACAGAACCATGGTTCCGTACGAGGAGTATGAAATCGGCCACTTCCAGAGTGCTGCCGCAGCCAAAGATCTGCACGATCTGGGTGTAACGGTAAACATTGGCGGGCACGGACAGCTTCAGGGTCTTGCCGCGCACTGGGAGGTCTGGATGTTCACCCAGGGCGGGATGAGTAACCACGATGCTCTCCGCACGGCCACCATCAATCCGGCCAACTATATTGGAATGGGCGAGCATATCGGCTCACTCGAGCCGGGCAAACTGGCCGACCTGATCGTGATTGACGGCAATCCGCTGGAGGATATTTTCGACACTGAGTTTGTGGAGTACACCATGATCAACGGACGTCTCTATGATGCCTCAACCATGAACGAAATCGGTAATTACGACCGCGAGCGCCTGCCCTTTTGGTGGGAGCGCGAAGGGTACAGCGAGCAGTTCGACTGGCACACGATTATGGAAGCTGACGGGCACGGACACGGACATTAAAAAAAGGGGTGTTCTTTAGTGTAATTTTAATATCTAAATCAGCCGGGCGATTTCAATCGTCCGGTTTTTTTATTTTACGCTTCTCACAGTAATTGTTTTCGAGTTAGATTCTAACTAAATTAATTGAGCCTATAAGGCACACAGAATATGAGATATTTTAACTGGAATGAGGAGAAAAACCGCTTGCTCAAAAAGAGCCGAAATATCTCATTTGAAGAGATCGTTTTATCAATTGACAGTGGTGGATTGCTCGATATTGTGGAACATCATGATCAAAGCAAATATCCGAATCAAAAACTATTGATCGTTGAGGTAGAAAACTATGCGTATGTTGTGCCATTTTTACTATCTGACGAGACATACTTTCTGAAAACCATATATCCCAGCCGAAAGGCAACTCAAACATATATCAACAAGGAGGAATCATAATGGATTACCTGGATAAAGATGAAAAAGAGATCATGGAATCCTATGAAAATGGAGAGTGGGTTTCTTCCGGCGATGAGTTAAAAGAGGAAATCAGGCAGGCCGCCAAAAACAGTATCTTGAAAAATAAACGAATCAACATTCGGCTCACCGAAAAAGATTACCACGATATTCAGGTGAAAGCGATGGAGGAAGGCGTCCCCTACCAAACGCTGATTTCCAGCCTTATTCACAAGTTTAATAAAGGGGAATTGAAGTGATGAGACTTCGGACCTTTTAACCAGCCGACCTGACCGTGATTGACGGCAATCCGCTCGAGGATATCTTCGATACCGAGTTTGTGGAGCACACCATGATCAACGGACGGCTATATGATGCCTCAACCATGAACGAAATCGGAAATTACGACCGCGAGCGCCTGCCGTTCTGGTGGGAGCGCGAAGGCTACAGCGAGCAGTTCGACTGGCATACGATTATGGAAGGTGATTCGAATGGGCACGGACATTGATATTTCCCCCTTAGAAAAGGCGGATACAGGGGGATGTTTAATCTCCCCTGCCAGTGCTTTTCTGGCCCCGAGTGCATTTCTCGGGGAGGGGAGATGGTTTTCATCAGTGTTCTGATGAAAACCTGAGGGGTGTACCTGAATCAAGATTCAATATCATATTTGACAGTTCGATACCAAACCTCCAAGGTTTTAGAAACCTTGGAGGTTTTTTTATTCTGCTCCGAAAATTTCGATAAAAGAATCCCTGAAACTGTATGCATAAATAACCGGCGAATCATACACCTCATCCGTTCTCTTCATGGTGTAGATCATTCCATCGCCTGCCGCAACAACCCATTAAACAGCAACACTTTGCCGCGGCGGCCGGTTACCAAAAGCTCTCCCCTCTTATTCACCTCCACGAACCGAACCGACAAATACTCCTCCGGTTCAAGACCTATCTCCATCTCTTTGGTAAATTTATCCTCTAAGTCGCTGATCACACGACTCTGTTCTTTTGCACAGGATACAGAAAGAAAGAAACTCACAATAACAATGATTCGCTTTATCACAACTTTGCTAAATCCTGTTTCGAAATATTATTATTCTTTCGTGTACCATGGAAATTATAAATGAAATATGCCAAGCCGCTAACAAACAGTTACCTGACCTTATTCCGATTTAACAATTCGAATAACTTTCTGCATGGGTTGATCAGGGTCTAACCCCTTCATTTTCATATACTCTCTTCGCAAAGCTTCAAGTGCCATAAGTCTCTCCTCCGGTGTTTTGTTGCGCCAGTACTCCCGCTCATCTTTGTACTGCTGAGGGTCTTTCAGGTGATATTTCTTTACTATTTTTTCCATGGCATTATAAACTAAAGATACGAAATTTGATCATCACACCCGATTTTGAAATCTAAATGAGTATTGCAGTATATTAAATCATATCCGGATCTATATGTACAACATATTTCCTGAACCGATTTGAGAGATATATCCCGCTATCTATCCGTGCCATATACATTGGATAGAATGGTTCTCCATTTTAATCAACTATCCGAATTGTGATTTTACTTCATAGTTTGGAAAAAAAGTAAGCTTGTTATTTTTCAAAGAGTCCTCATTCATTGTTTCTCAAATGAGTTATAAACTCACTCATCTATTCGCAACCTTTTTTGTTATTTTAAACTGCAGTTTACGTTCAGATACACAGATGAGCTGCAAAAATCAATTGAGTACCATGAAATTACTGTCGATATTCGCTCTATCCACATCACTGCTCTTCTTATTCGGTTGTGATGATTCCAGCCCGCCAACATCAGATCAGGGTCAGGAAGAAGAGACCGAACAGGTTCGCGAAACTGTGGACGTAAACAATGCTCAATGGCCCATCAGCCGGGACCGGATGGAAAACAGTGATCTTTCCTACGCCCAGTATGGCCCCCGAAGTCTTCCCAGCGGATACGATTTTCACGCCGGGATCGATCTTCCGGCATCCACAGGAACCAATGTCTATCCCGTACTTCCCGGCGAGGTGGTGGAAACCGATCACTGGGGCGGGTCAGGCAGCGGAGCCGGAAATGCAGTTACCGTCAGACACTCCGACTCTCTCGCCACCAGCTATCTCCACGTGGATCGAATCTCCGTTCAGATGGGAGACTGGGTTAACAGCGATGATGTGGTGGGCACGGTTGGACGAACCGGTGCAAGCTACCCGCATCTTCACCTCGGTTTCTTTGTGGATTTGCCAAATCCCAACCGCCGTGATGAGCGCTACAGCAAAAATCCGCTGGAAATCCTTCCGTACCGGGAATCCATTGATATTTCGGCCACATTCGGTGAGAGCGTTATGATTACACTTGATATGCCGCTTCAAAATATGACGGCCAATTCCATTGAACTGTCCGGAGAAGGGGAAACAAGAAAAGCAGACTATTATGAAATTGTTGCCCGCGGATGGACCGATCGCAAAGAACAGGTTCAGGATGGCATTCATTTCAGTGCGGACAGAAGAACTGAAGATCATCAGCGATTCAACCTTCATGTGATTCCTGCAGGGAACGACTTCAAGCCGGACGCAATTACTATTCGTGATTATAACGGAGTGATTTTGTTTGAAGCCAGTGCCGAGGATTAGCAGTATTGCCCCGAAAAAGACCGTTTTACGAAAAGCATTGGAGGTTTATCCAACCGATGTAGACATTTCACTCCTCAATTATTTTCATCCTGTATTCATCAAATCCATAATTTGAACCTTCCTGTACAATCACTTGGTAAGTTTGCACACCTAAAGCTTTCAAATCCCGAATTTGACCCAGAAAAGGTAGTTTTTTTCGGGTAATTAAGCTCCCATCATTTAAATCCCTTAAATCTGCATAATAACTCCACTGGGTCCTGTCTTCTAACGGAATCGGTTCATACCAGTGTACAAAAAAGTAATTTTCGTTTAGTTCCCGGAGGTCTACCAGGCTGGGATAAAATTTCACTTCATATGAGTTTGGAGTCACTTCAATATGTTCCACCCAGGGTTCAGGAATCACATCATCTGTGGACTCCCAAAGCAATGTATGTTCATCTGAATAATGTCTTATTTCGTACGGTGCATTTAAGAGTAGCAAGTATCCCTGATCCGTTTTTGCGAATTTCCCGGAATTAAGCTGATTTTGTATTGACCGGCTTACAAACTGAATACCTGTAATATCCCAATCAATAAACTCACCAACAGAAAATTCATACTCTTTGGAGCTCTTGTCATGAAAGTGCAATAAAGCGTTATTATCCTGGTGATTGCCTGTAATCGTTACGTAATCATGCCAAAAATATAACCCGTGTAAAGCATTAACGGTATAGTCAATTGGATAGGTCTCAACAAATGATCCCTCTTTCGGGTTAAATGTTGAGATTCTGCGATTTTGATGATCCAGCACCATAAGCAGGTTTTCATTTTCTGACATGCTATAGGACATTGCCCGACCAATATCGCCGGGACCTCTTCCCTGGGTACCAAAACTGTTTATTAAATCTCCAGAATTATTATAAACCGAAAAATGATCCCGGTTCAAAACAATAACTTTATCAGTATCAAAATATTGAGCAGATGCCCCGGGAGCAAAAGCGTGCTCATACCCTGACAAAAAAGAGCCCAGCTTTTCAAAAATAATAGACTGTGATAAGATTGTACCTGGAAAAATAGAACTAATGGAGAATATCATAGCGGCAAATTTTATTCTCTTCATGATGATGGCAGGTGTAAGTTTGGAGTAACGATATACAATTTTCTCACTTCGAATCGACATCTTGATGTTTTCCTAAATAGTAAAAAAGTTTAAAAAGGGGCAGTGAGCTTTCATTCAGCAGTAACTATAGTACAAAAATCGTATATGCAAATTGACTCTCTAAATGAAATGCATAAACTGTACTGGACTATAGAAAAAGCTGAAAGCGGGAATGTGAAAAAAATATGATCTTTATTTCAAATCTTTTTTAAAGCGGATTACCTATGAACTAAATCGCTCAGATTTACACGAATGATATCCTCTTCAAACATTCCTGCTAAATATAGCCAGGGTTCATCATACGCCATAGAAAATATTGTAAATAAGGTATTATCATCTTTATAGAATCGATAACTCCCTTCATGAGCCCAATTATTCTTCTCTTTTTTTAGCAACGTTAAAAATCTCAATTCTGCATGCCTGTTCGCATAGTAGACGGCTATCCTGTTATTTAGATATAGTATATCTATAATAAAATAATTCATGCTGATCCGTTTATCCGTTTCAACTGCTATTGGTGGCGGATTTAAAAGAACCGATTCATTGTTTTCAATTCCTGTGCTTTGCAAATTTGAACGTTCAACATTGGATTCTATTAAATCCAAACCTGGAAATTTAATCTGAAGAATTCGATCAATTTGATACTCTCGATCATATATAAAAATAAATGGCAAGGCTGGATTGATGACGGCCAATTCCTCACCATTACTATCCATATATACTTCATTATACTGAACTGGTTGCTGCCCAATGGGGATAATTCGTCGATGAAAAGCCTGGACAAAATCTGGTTGATCTGTAAGATTCAGCTTATTCACTACAAACTGTTCATTCGTTGCAGACATGTAGTAAAAATTGTTTGATGAAAAAGCAAAATCATTAAATGGATGTGAATAGAGATCCTCAAGAATTACATCTTTTATATGATTCCAACCTAAATCATACTGAATAATTTTATATAAGCTGGTATCTACTATAAAATGAGACTGTCCATCCGAATAATAGTAACTGATTCTCCGATACTCACCCGGCCCTTCGCCCTCGAATTGATATTTTGCCAGATGTTTACCCGATCGGAGATCGATCTTTTTTATGCCTTTCTTATCATAATTGACAATGAAAAGTGATTCTCCATGAACTGAAAACCAATGCCCCAACCCAACATCAAATGGTGCATCTAGCGGTGAACGAATGGTTTGATAATTCTGATTCCCTACATCAATAATTTCCGCTTCATCTATAGAAATCGTTTCTATTAGTTCATCTCCATACAATTCGTAAATTGAACTGTATCTATCGAAAGAACGATCATTTGAACAACCAACGAATATTATGAAACAGATAACAATAGATCTCATTCGTGCCTATTAATTGTTGACGGAGCAAGTTTTCAATTTTAAAACTTATGCAATTTATACTTCACACATAACAGGATCCAAACCTCCACAAATCGTACCTGTATATATTCCAGATCCACCATCTCTACCCGTATATCCGTCAGTACATGCTATTCCAAAAGCCCAAATACCACTACCACCAAAATGTTGTACAAATGAAACCGCACATAGTGCTCCAGTTTCACTATCTATGTAAGTACATTCTGTTTCACAATTAGCATTTACATCTGTGAACGATAGCATTAGGAAGGAAAATAAAAGAAAAAGTATTGAGAAGATTTTTGATTTTTTCATTTTTTCATTTTTTTAAATTAGATAATCAAATTCCCTAATAATTTAATTTCAAAATATTATACTCGAAATAAGCACATCTACGTATTATACTAAGCACATGTGCGTACTTTCTATAACGTCTATTCATCAGTAATTCATTTAAAATCACCATTTCTAACCTTCCAAAGCCATTTTATTAACCCATGGCGACCTCGGATGTCTAATTTGTTACAAATATTGTTCCTGTGCTTCTGAATGGTTCGTGCCGATAAATGCATCTCCTCTGCAATCTCCTTATTTGAATTTCCTCTCTCTACCATTTTCAAAACTTTAATCTCCCTCGGGGTTAATATCTCAACGGCTTCCAGGTAAGTTTTCCTGTTAGTTAGTTAGTTAGTTAGTTAGTTGGTTGGTTGGTTGGTTGGTTGGTTAGAATCTGACATGATGATAGTTACTGGTTTTTAGTTTTGATGAACAATTTGTACACACTTCGAATCAACATCTTGATGTTTTCCTAAATAGTAAATTCGTTTAAAAAGGGCAAGAGTAGTGACACCCTCCATCAATCAGTGCTAAAATTAATCACGATATCCTTGTAAGAACAATCGAGAAAGACAACTACGTATCAACACTAATATAAGATTAAGAGCGATTGCTGCTGCAAACAGTTCGGCTGAACTACATTTACGCAAGAGATTGACCTTGGCAATAAGTTTACGGGAAAACTTATCGGTTTCAGGCATGCTCTCTGTTTGACATTTTATTCTACCAATCGATTTCGATTAACATAATTTTCACCTGTTCCTCCGATGGCCTGGATATGCCAAACAGTTCGTTTCCATTAAAAGAAAACGGGGTAAAGTGAGACGGCACTTTGGTGTAATGCGTATGATCCGACTCAGTGTTGTGAATGATTACAACACCATCAGTACTTCCTGCGTAAAACGTGGTTATTACGGCCCATTCAGCTTCTACAAGAAATGAGTGATGTAATGGTAACTGTTCGGCATCTCGAATGGCATCACTTACAGCCGGAATGGCATTGATCACCGGCTCCAATCTTTGTTCGAGATAGGATGCTGAACGTTCACTTATCGCCCGGTCGTTTTCATTTAAAAAGGTGTAAGAAACGGATTCATTGCCTTGAAGATCTATTCTCTCCCAGGATGTATCATGAGAATGCAACGTGAAAAAATTGTTTGCACTTTGAGCCCAAAGTGATCGGCCGGCAAGCGGATGGTCAATGTGTGCTCCTTGTCTGAATGGCATTTTTTCTATCCCCTCAAATTCAAAAAGAAATTCAACCGGATCAAATTGTCTGTCGGCGCTGTATAAATGATAGCTATTCTCTCCTGAAGAGTAATCATCTGTATGGTTATAGAGTACATAGGGCCCGGTATCTGTCACAAATATTTCCTCAATCATATTCTGATCCGGCACTTCCGGAGAGAATGAACGAACATAAATCAGCTCACCATCTTCAACCCGGAATTTAGATATTCTGCTCTGCATCCTGTCAAGCACATATAAATAACCACCTGAGCCTTTATGCAACTGATTGATGACTTCAAACTCTCCCGGTCCATTTCCCTGCCTGCCTGTTCGGGATAGTAAGGTGCCATCAACATGCAGTAACTCGAGGGATTTACGGGCTTCATCCACAATCACCAACTGCTCATTATTCCATCGCAAACCACGTCCGGGATTGTACAGTACCGGAATATCAATTATACGTGCTCCTGATGTTCCTACTTTCTCCAGTTCCTGTGATATTTGGACCAAATACGGATCATCCTCCAATGATTTATCTTTTTCGCCGGTACAGGATACCATCAGAACAGATATTATGAGGGCTTGTAGATAGATATTTTTCTTTATTGGCTGGCATATGACACTCATCATAAATCTCTTTTTGATTTATAGATATTTCCCTAAAATGAAATATGCAGAAATCAAAATCAACTGTATGGAGATGCAATAGTCTGTCCGATTTCGAATGGGGTGCAGTAATTGTAAGAAGAGTTTCAAAGGATAAACAGATCAGACAAAAACCTAAATGCGATGTCAGTTTATCTCTTCGAGGGTAAATTCCAGCTTGAAAATCGTGCCTTTGCCATTTTTTCCGGGATGATAGGACGCCTCGCCCCGAAGCTGACTCACAAGTGTGCGGATGAGAGTAACGCCCAGGCTCTGCTGCGATTCATAATCAAAATCTTCTGGTAACCCAACGCCGTTATCTCCGATCTCAACGTGCAGCTTATCTTCTGATTCTTTCAAAATAATAGAAATTTCACCATTCACTGCTCCAAGAAATGCGTGTTTATACGCATTTACGATGCATTCATTCAGAAGTAGCGAGAACGGTATCGCCTGGTTGATGTTCATCTTGACCTGCTCCAGGTTATAATCCATCTTGATATTTTGATCCGGCTGTTTGAAGGAATCAGATACAGCGTCTACAAGTTCAATTACAAAATCGGAGATAACGATATCTGCAAACGTCTCGTTCTGATAGAGTTTTTCATGAACCAGTGCGATCGACTGTATCCGTAGCTGACTGTGCTGCAGTGCAATCTTTGCACTTTCATCCTCCATATTCCACATTTGCATCTGCAATAGTCCGGAAATAACGGCAAGATTATTTTTTACCCTGTGATGAATCTCTGCCAGTAAAATATTTTTTTCATGCAGCGAATCACTGATTCGCTTCTCCGACTCTTTTTGAACACTGATATCGCTCGCTACAAAAACCAGGCTCGCCTTCTCACTCATTTCATCAGCCACAATCGAAGTTGACAGGATTACAGGCAGCCAATCCCCATTTTTGCTTTGCAGCTCTGTCTCAAATTCCTGAACTCCGACATCGTGATTAACCAGTCCTTTTTTTACAGAAACTCTGGTTTCATCTGTGAACAGTTCCCAAATGGTGAAATCGTCAAGATCACCGTTAGAGTAACCGAGTTTTCGGTATACTGTTTTGTTCGACATAATAATGGTCCCTTCTTCATCCGTTACAAATAGCATATCGCCCATCGACTGAATGATATTATTCACATACGAACGGGAAACCATGCTTTTGCTCAGGTTCTCGGCCATCTGGTTAAAAGTATCAGCCAGCCTTGATAGTTCATCGTTTGACTCAAGTTTTATTCTCTGATCCAGGTTACCGCTCCCGATTTGCCGGGCAGCTGTGGTGAGGGTATTGACCGGCTGCGTAATCGACCGATAAATAATGAAAGCGAACAACAGCGAAAATGCAAAACCGAATACAGTAACAAGAATAATTCGGCGCACCGTCTGTTCCGCCTGGGCTTCGAGTTTCTCCTGCTGCAAACCCAGAAACAGGTTTGAATTATACCTGAGATTATCAAGCAGGGGTAGCAGGGTATTACGGAAATAGGGTTCGATTGTAACGTTAAAAATCTCTTCGCCATAATCCTCTTCCACATCCTGATCCAGTAACTCATCAATCAAACCACGGTATGGGCCGTACGTCAAGGTAAGCGAATCCATCAGCGTATGCATTCGCAGATGAAGTTCACTCAATTCATCACTTCCCAATTCATCACGATGGGCATGATCAGAAAATTCTATTTTGCTTTCCGCAAACTGCTCCATATTTCGAAGAATCATATCCCTTGCCTGGCGAACCTGGGATGATGTACGCAGAGATTGATCCCCTTCTCGCAGTTTTTCACTCTCTGTTAAAAAATTGCGGGTGTAGAGCATTGAGTTTTGCAGAGATACGGTCATTTCGGTTAGTACCTGTAGCTCTTTTGCACTTTTTTGGCTCTCCTGAATTAAATCGTTTTTGATTTGATTACTCAGGTAGTACGAAAGGGAACCGGTGATAAGCACCAGAAATGCAACGGCCAGAAAACCCAATAAAAGTTTGGTTCCTAAGCGCATGTGTAAAGAAAATCTACAATATTTTTAGAGCAAATGAACAAATATACCTGTAATTATTTCCGTAGTTAGTTTTAAGGCCAACTTCATAGTTTAATCAATAGCCAATAAACTTGCACTTTTTTATACCGTTCTTTTACAAATAGATTAAAAATCTATCAACTTTTCTATTGCTTCACTAATTTTATGTTGGTCAGGCAGTACGCTTTCCATCAGATTAATATTGTAAGGCATCGGTATATCAGGCATTGTCAATCGTTGAACAGGCGCGTCAAGATATTTAAACAGATCTTCGGTAATCGATGCAGAGATCTCTGCTCCAAAACCTGCTGTTCGGGTATCTTCATGCACAATTAAACAGCGGTTCGTCTGCTTAACGGAACTGTATACCAATTCTTTGTCCCACGGAGAAAGTGTTCGAAGATCAATAATATCGGCAGAAATTCCTGAATCTTTAGCCGAAGCAAGTGTTCTTTCACACATCGCACCCCAGGTTACGATGGTCAGATCATCACCTTCCTGTAGTTTTTTTCCTTTTCCGAATGGAAGCACAAATGAGTCTCCGGGGTACGGTTTCCTGGCCGATTTTGCATCAAGCAGATTTCTGTGCTCAAAAAATATTACAGGGTCGTCGCCCCTCATTGCCGATCGCAGTAGACCAACAGCATCCTCGGCATTTGAGGGATATGCCAGCCGCCAGCCGATCATCCGTGAAAAGAACACCTCGTTCGACTCACTATGCCAGGGATCCCCGCACTTGGCAAATCCACCCGGCATGCGCACCACCATCGGAGCTGCAAACTTGTTTGCCGTTCTCCATCGAATCGTACCGCAATTTTTTAACTGCTCTGTTGCCGGATCCGCATATTTTCTGAACTGAATTTCGGCTACCGGCATCAAACCGCTGTAAGCCAAACCTACCGCGCGACCGATGATCCCCTCTTCTGAAAGGCTGGTATCAAAAACGCGTTCGTTTCCGTGTTTCTTCTGAAGATCCATTGTTGCGGCATGAACTCCGCCCTTTGCTCCAACATCCTCACCAAAAACCACCACCCGCTCGTTGATGGATAGTTCAGAATCGAGAGTTCGGCGAACGGCTTCAACAATATTAATCCGCTGTTTTTCAGATTCGGGTGTTTCCGATTCTTCCGGCCGGTCGTATCCGGCTGATCTCAGTCCGCCAACAGATTGAATCTTTTCATCATCCGAATAAACAAATTTTGTGACATGACTCTCATCCGGATCCTTTCTGTTCCACGCTTTTTCAGCTGTTTGATTAACTGTATCTCTGCATTCATCAGATAACGAATCCCACTCTTTTTTTGAAATACGTGACGGAACCAGGTATTTTTTTAATTTACCAAGCGGATCATTTTTCTTCTCCTTTTTGATCTGCTTTTTCTCTTTGTACGACTGATTGTCTTGGTACGAGTGGCCATTCAGCCGCGGAACCGTCAAACGGATTAGTGCCGGCCCTCTTCGCGCACGTACATATTGAACGGATTGATGAATCAGCGACGCGGTATCTTCAGGCAGTGTGCCGTCTCCATCAAAAATGCGTAAATTTTTAAATGAACGAAGGTTATTTGCAATATTTGCTCCCGGCGTCTGGAAATTGCTCCCTACCGAGATTCCATAGCCGTTATCTTCAATAAAAAACAGTATTGGCAGCGAAAGCGTGGTAGCCATGGTGATGGCAGACCAAAATCCATTGGTTGCAACCGAGCCGTCACCGCCGAGTATCACTGAAATTGCACCTTCGTAGGCATCGTTTTCAAGATGATTACGATGATATTCCAGTGCCTGGGCCCAACCGGCTGCCGGTGTGTATTGCGATCCAACATCTCCCGCCATCGGCAGTACAACCGGCCCCTTATCGCCTGGTAAATTACATACTACCCCGATATCACGCCCATCACTGTAACCGCCCGATTTACCCATGGGTGCCGCCATCGCATCCTCAAGTTCGAGTCCAAGGGTTAGCATGAGCGGGCGAGACCGGTAATAGGCACTTGCAGCATCATGAGGGTGGTCGAGCTGTAAACCGAGGAGAATCTGCGCCAGTTCATGTCCGCGTGCTGAGAATTGGTACAGAACTTTTTTATCGGGTACCAGCTCATTTTCTTCTTTGTCGTCGAGGTGCCTTGAGGTGAGCATCAATCGGGCAACCTTATTCCAGTCAACCGTTTTGATAAAATCTTCGCTTGTTTTAACTGCCATAATTTAACTCAGAGACTTAAACTCAATTAACTTCTGATTTCG encodes the following:
- a CDS encoding sensor histidine kinase — protein: MRLGTKLLLGFLAVAFLVLITGSLSYYLSNQIKNDLIQESQKSAKELQVLTEMTVSLQNSMLYTRNFLTESEKLREGDQSLRTSSQVRQARDMILRNMEQFAESKIEFSDHAHRDELGSDELSELHLRMHTLMDSLTLTYGPYRGLIDELLDQDVEEDYGEEIFNVTIEPYFRNTLLPLLDNLRYNSNLFLGLQQEKLEAQAEQTVRRIILVTVFGFAFSLLFAFIIYRSITQPVNTLTTAARQIGSGNLDQRIKLESNDELSRLADTFNQMAENLSKSMVSRSYVNNIIQSMGDMLFVTDEEGTIIMSNKTVYRKLGYSNGDLDDFTIWELFTDETRVSVKKGLVNHDVGVQEFETELQSKNGDWLPVILSTSIVADEMSEKASLVFVASDISVQKESEKRISDSLHEKNILLAEIHHRVKNNLAVISGLLQMQMWNMEDESAKIALQHSQLRIQSIALVHEKLYQNETFADIVISDFVIELVDAVSDSFKQPDQNIKMDYNLEQVKMNINQAIPFSLLLNECIVNAYKHAFLGAVNGEISIILKESEDKLHVEIGDNGVGLPEDFDYESQQSLGVTLIRTLVSQLRGEASYHPGKNGKGTIFKLEFTLEEIN
- a CDS encoding response regulator transcription factor, which produces MEAVEILTPREIKVLKMVERGNSNKEIAEEMHLSARTIQKHRNNICNKLDIRGRHGLIKWLWKVRNGDFK
- a CDS encoding 6-bladed beta-propeller is translated as MMSVICQPIKKNIYLQALIISVLMVSCTGEKDKSLEDDPYLVQISQELEKVGTSGARIIDIPVLYNPGRGLRWNNEQLVIVDEARKSLELLHVDGTLLSRTGRQGNGPGEFEVINQLHKGSGGYLYVLDRMQSRISKFRVEDGELIYVRSFSPEVPDQNMIEEIFVTDTGPYVLYNHTDDYSSGENSYHLYSADRQFDPVEFLFEFEGIEKMPFRQGAHIDHPLAGRSLWAQSANNFFTLHSHDTSWERIDLQGNESVSYTFLNENDRAISERSASYLEQRLEPVINAIPAVSDAIRDAEQLPLHHSFLVEAEWAVITTFYAGSTDGVVIIHNTESDHTHYTKVPSHFTPFSFNGNELFGISRPSEEQVKIMLIEIDW
- a CDS encoding DUF4221 family protein; the encoded protein is MRSIVICFIIFVGCSNDRSFDRYSSIYELYGDELIETISIDEAEIIDVGNQNYQTIRSPLDAPFDVGLGHWFSVHGESLFIVNYDKKGIKKIDLRSGKHLAKYQFEGEGPGEYRRISYYYSDGQSHFIVDTSLYKIIQYDLGWNHIKDVILEDLYSHPFNDFAFSSNNFYYMSATNEQFVVNKLNLTDQPDFVQAFHRRIIPIGQQPVQYNEVYMDSNGEELAVINPALPFIFIYDREYQIDRILQIKFPGLDLIESNVERSNLQSTGIENNESVLLNPPPIAVETDKRISMNYFIIDILYLNNRIAVYYANRHAELRFLTLLKKEKNNWAHEGSYRFYKDDNTLFTIFSMAYDEPWLYLAGMFEEDIIRVNLSDLVHR